In the genome of Cervus elaphus chromosome 5, mCerEla1.1, whole genome shotgun sequence, the window tctccagggcatcttcccgacccagggatcgaacccaggtcttccgcattgcaggcagatttttttttttttaccgtctgagccaccagggaagccctggcaatTCTAAAATGCTCAAAGATGACTTGTGCGGGGCTAAAATGATGCCAAAAGGACCCCGGAGTGCTGGGTATTTACCCTAGTTTTCAAAGGGAGTCCGGCCTACCTGGGATTCAAGGGCGCTTCCCAAGGGGCTCCTGTCCCCAGCATCTTGAGTCACCGGGGGCCGGGAAGGTcgggggcgggccgggggcgtGGCGCGGCGGGGACTCCGCCCCGGGGCGGGGCGAGGGCGGGGCGAGGCGGGCTCCCTCGGGGTCCCCGCGGGCGGGCACTCGGGTTGCCGCGGCGCGATGGAGGCGCCGGCCGAACTGCTGGCCGCGCTGCCCGCGCTGGCCACTGCGCTGGCCCTGCTGCTCGCCTGGCTGCTGGTGAGGCGCGGGGCGGCCGCGAGCCCGGACCCCCCGGAGCCCGCGCCCCCGGAGCCCGCGCCTCCGGCCGAGGCCAGCGTGAAGCCCGCGCCGCCCGGCCCCTGCGCCGCGGAGCCAGCGGCCGCGCCCGAGGGGCCGGGGGAGCCGGCGCCGCCCGACGAGCCCGAGGCGGCGCCGGCGGAGGCGGAGGAGCAGGCCGCCGAGGAGAGGCAGGTACGGACCCGCCCTCCCGGGCgccccttcccacccctgggCCCGGTTCCCCCCGCCACTCGGCGCCCCCTGGCGCCCCCGGCCGAGCCGAGAACCGGGCCCCCAACCTCGGGCCGGGCTGCCCCGAGGAGGGCAGAGCCCTCGATCGGCAGGAAGCGAAGGTCCCGGCGTGCCGACTCTCAGCCCTCCCTCGAAGTGTGGCCGAGCCTCGGAGTTGCGGGTTGTCGCCTGGCTGGCTTTCCTCTGCTTGGCCTCTCCTCTGGCACGGGACACACCCacccccctcccacacacacacacacccctccccccacacacacccccctcacCCTCCAGCCCACGGGATTCCAAATGCACGTGTCTGTGGCTTGTTTCCAGGGCTTCAAGGATGGCGGTTGTCCTGAgagtaatataataaaatagaatactTAAAGAAGGAAAACTGCGTTTTCTTTTTAGGCCTATTTGGAATCCGGATTCCTGAGTCATTTATGTGTGAAACCCATGGGGTGGGGCTGAAAGAAAAGTACTGGACCATTGCAATCCTTTTTGTTGTCCTTTTCAAACTGCATGGTGCTCTGCACACCTCACCTGGGGCTGCAGATAAGCCTGGCCAGTGTGCAGT includes:
- the MXRA7 gene encoding matrix-remodeling-associated protein 7 isoform X2, giving the protein MEAPAELLAALPALATALALLLAWLLVRRGAAASPDPPEPAPPEPAPPAEASVKPAPPGPCAAEPAAAPEGPGEPAPPDEPEAAPAEAEEQAAEERQEEEQELDSEEGPPQAGPEEEDGGEAFSFKYSPGKLRGNQYKKMMTKEELEEEQRIELTSDLTSL
- the MXRA7 gene encoding matrix-remodeling-associated protein 7 isoform X1: MEAPAELLAALPALATALALLLAWLLVRRGAAASPDPPEPAPPEPAPPAEASVKPAPPGPCAAEPAAAPEGPGEPAPPDEPEAAPAEAEEQAAEERQEEEQELDSEEGPPQAGPEEEDGGEAFSFKYSPGKLRGNQYKKMMTKEELEEEQRVQKEQLAAIFKLMKDNKETFGEMSDGDVQEQLRLYDM